Sequence from the Maribellus comscasis genome:
GAATTAAAGATACCGATATCAATCCCCAATTCTGTTGCTGTTTTTAATGTTGTGTGCAAAATTTTCCACCACTCATCGCTAAACATTTTCACTTTACCGGCTGGCATTTCATCTAAACCGATATTCCCGATAAAAGCCCGGGTAATTCCGGCCTTTTTCATCGCCTGTAAATCTTTCACTACACCCTCTTCTGAAATATGGTCGGAAATCCAGTACCAGTAAACACCGATACGAACCGAATCGGGAGGCGCTACAAACCCCTGTTCCAATGCCCCATCTGAGATATTCTTTTTATCAGTTGAACAGGAAACAAAATAGGTTGCCAGTAATATAAAAATACAAAGCGGATAATAATTCTTTCTCATTAGGTTTAGCTTTTGGTTCCAATTTTTAGTTGTTCTGTTTTTTTTCATAAAATCCAATTTTGACAGAATGCTCAACTTAATTTTTTAGGGGTTTTGTTAAATCAGCAGTCAAGTTGTTCATTGCTTTTTCCACATCCATATATTTTTTCATATCGCGCAAAGCAATTACGGTAAAATCGTTTTCAGAAAGATAGTTCACATACTCTTCAAACAATTCGGGTGGTGTGTTTACCCACGGATGTTCAATATCGGGCACACCATGGATGGTCAAAACAACAATTTTCCCCTTGCCAGCTTGCCGCAATGCCTCCATAATTTGCGGTTTATTTTCTGCATTCATGGCCCAACTTGGCACCAGCAACGGATAATCTGATTCAGGCTTATAAACACGACTACCCCCGGCACGGGCAAACCGGTAACCTTTTTCTGATAACACATCTATTACTCCCTCGCTTAAACTGTAGCCCGGATAGGCAAAAGTTTCGGGCTTTTTAATACCCAACTCCTCACACTTGTCTTCGATATAATTCAGCTCTTTTAGTAATTCTTCTTTTGTTAATTTTGCAACAGCAGGATGAGTGCGCGTGTGATTGGCAATTTCAAATCCCATGTTATCCAGTTTTTTAATCATTTGCCAATCCATATATTTTGTGGTGTCGCCAAAATTGGGTGGAAATTCGCATATATAGAATGTCGCGCCAAATCCGTGTTTTTTTAGTAAAGGCGCAACAA
This genomic interval carries:
- a CDS encoding polysaccharide deacetylase family protein, translating into MKSQRFVFFSFVLLVTAVSNMNGQIVRQGIPDKTVILTFDDAVISQYNFVAPLLKKHGFGATFYICEFPPNFGDTTKYMDWQMIKKLDNMGFEIANHTRTHPAVAKLTKEELLKELNYIEDKCEELGIKKPETFAYPGYSLSEGVIDVLSEKGYRFARAGGSRVYKPESDYPLLVPSWAMNAENKPQIMEALRQAGKGKIVVLTIHGVPDIEHPWVNTPPELFEEYVNYLSENDFTVIALRDMKKYMDVEKAMNNLTADLTKPLKN